A stretch of Arachis hypogaea cultivar Tifrunner chromosome 15, arahy.Tifrunner.gnm2.J5K5, whole genome shotgun sequence DNA encodes these proteins:
- the LOC112751480 gene encoding disease resistance protein Roq1: MALQSLSSSYYAHPFSSSSIRYEWKYDVFISFRGQDTRYGFTGNLYNALNGKGIHTFFDDGKLQSGEEITPALIKAIQESRIAIIVLSPNYAASSFCLEELVHILHCIKRNNRLVLPVFYEVNPSDVRHLNNSFGEAMAKHENRYKDHMNNKVDTWKKALIEVANLSGYHFKHGHGYEHEFIKKIVEDVSRKIGRVPLPVADYPVGLEFPVSKVISLLEMDSTDRVHMVGIHGIGGIGKTTLALALYNLIADNFEAVCFLENVRENSQKHGLVHLQNNLLGKILGKEGVQIIGVNEGISQIQRRLSQIKVLLVLDDVDEHEQLTAIAGKPDWFHPGSRIIITTRDKHLLTLHDIERTYEVQGLNKEGSLELLQWKAFKTDIVNPRYKNVLTRAVTYASRLPLALEVIGSHLCGKKVEEWESALNKFERHLDDKIHEILQVSFDALGKEEQSVFLDIACCFKGYELEELAYILQAHYGSCMKYHIGMLVEKSLIKIDKFRITLHDLIEDMGKDICREQSSKVPGKRSRLWFYKDIVKVLEDNQGTSAIEIIHLEFPLFRKEGGEDPSKKEKNDDVEVKWDGTAFKEMKNLKTLIIKNGRFSRGPKYLPNSLRVLEWRRYPSRYFPSNFNPEKLSILKLPDYLYMLPKLDSLSKMLISLKVLNFDYSNSLKEIPDVSNLETLEEFSFEGCSNLVSVHSSVGFLPKLKILNAENCPQLRSFPPVINLPSLKTLGLSGCSSLEKFPEIQEEMKNLEELDLFGTGIKDLPCSFCNLSGLWLLYLEENEMYRIPSVIGMMPSLFICKIELGGNKGRVSGEQEEGFHGILTHSLPSSHMQSLFLTNCNLSDDFFPLAVAWFPNVISLVLGGNNFTILPECIQQFRFLVVLNVDDCEHLREIRGIPPCLTDFSAVNCKSLSPRSTSVLLNQQLHQGRNTQFVMPGGSIPRWFEWRSRGASISFWFRGTIFPYKSLCVAILLKHDILSPPLQVKPTVTINGNQVQFGRYGLMGQLFIFNLKRDDYYYEAPHFKRGWNHVKLSYEAYYKGFEGKVPSESIGKEIGMHVWKEESSSIMEDIRFTDPYKMTQLIIMMIMLSIAFPNHKNHPLLLQTCIGLWTLLFLTHTLFLG, translated from the exons ATGGCTCTCCAATCCCTCTCCTCCTCCTACTATGCCcatcccttttcctcttcttccatcAGATATGAATGGAAATACGATGTGTTCATCAGTTTCAGAGGCCAAGATACTCGCTACGGTTTCACTGGCAACCTCTACAATGCTCTCAATGGCAAAGGAATCCACACCTTCTTTGATGATGGCAAGCTTCAAAGCGGAGAGGAAATCACACCTGCACTTATCAAGGCAATTCAAGAGTCCAGGATTGCCATCATTGTGCTCTCTCCTAACtatgctgcttcttctttttgctTAGAGGAATTGGTCCATATCCTTCACTGCATCAAGAGAAACAATCGCTTGGTTTTGCCTGTTTTCTATGAGGTGAATCCTTCTGATGTGCGCCATCTAAATAACAGTTTTGGAGAGGCAATGGCTAAGCATGAGAACAGATACAAGGATCACATGAACAACAAGGTGGACACATGGAAGAAGGCTCTGATAGAAGTAGCCAATTTGTCTGGCTATCATTTCAAACATGG GCATGGATATGAACATGagtttattaaaaaaatcgtGGAAGATGTTTCAAGAAAGATTGGGCGTGTGCCTTTGCCAGTGGCTGACTACCCTGTTGGACTTGAGTTTCCAGTGTCAAAAGTAATTTCCCTTTTGGAAATGGATTCTACTGATAGAGTTCACATGGTAGGGATTCATGGAATTGGTGGCATAGGGAAAACAACACTTGCTCTTGCTCTTTATAACTTGATTGCTGACAATTTTGAAGCTGTGTGTTTTCTTGAAAATGTGAGAGAAAATTCACAAAAACATGGGTTGGTGCATCTTCAAAATAATCTTCTTGGTAAGATATTAGGGAAGGAGGGAGTCCAGATAATAGGTGTTAATGAAGGAATTTCACAGATACAACGCAGACTCAGCCAAATAAAAGTTCTTTTGGTTCTGGATGATGTTGATGAGCATGAACAGTTGACAGCTATTGCGGGAAAACCTGATTGGTTTCATCCTGGAAGCAGAATCATTATTACAACACGGGACAAACATTTGCTGACACTTCATGACATTGAAAGAACATATGAGGTACAAGGTTTAAATAAGGAAGGGTCCTTAGAGTTGCTTCAATGGAAAGCTTTTAAAACAGATATTGTCAACCCAAGGTATAAGAATGTTTTAACCCGTGCAGTAACTTATGCTTCCCGTCTTCCATTGGCTTTGGAAGTAATAGGTAGTCACTTGTGTGGAAAAAAAGTAGAAGAATGGGAATCTGCATTGAATAAATTTGAAAGACATCTTGATGATAAAATACATGAGATACTTCAGGTTAGTTTTGATGCTTTGGGAAAAGAAGAACAGAGTGTTTTTCTTGATATTGCCTGTTGTTTTAAAGGGTATGAATTAGAGGAACTTGCATATATACTTCAAGCTCATTATGGGAGTTGTATGAAATATCATATTGGAATGTTGGTTGAAAAATCTCTCATAAAGATTGATAAATTCAGAATAACATTACATGATTTAATAGAGGACATGGGCAAAGATATATGTCGAGAACAATCGTCAAAAGTGCCTGGAAAGCGTAGTAGATTATGGTTCTACAAGGATATCGTTAAAGTTTTAGAAGATAATCAA GGAACTAGTGCCATTGAAATCATACATTTGGAATTTCCTTTATTTAGAAAGGAAGGAGGTGAAGATCCgtcaaaaaaagagaaaaatgatgaTGTAGAAGTAAAATGGGATGGAACAGCTTTTAAAGAGATGAAAAATCTCAAAACACTTATCATAAAAAATGGTCGTTTTTCCAGAGGGCCCAAATACCTTCCAAATAGTTTAAGAGTATTGGAATGGAGGAGGTATCCATCGAGATATTTTCCCTCTAATTTTAATCCAGAAAAGCTTTCTATACTCAAGTTGCCTGATTATCTCTACATGTTACCCAAGTTGGATAGCTTATCCAAG ATGTTGATCAgcttaaaagttttgaattttgattacAGCAATTCTTTGAAAGAGATACCTGATGTGTCTAATCTTGAAACTTTAGAAGAATTTTCTTTTGAAGGATGtagtaatttagtctcagttCACAGTTCAGTTGGTTTTTTacctaaacttaaaatattgaatGCTGAAAATTGTCCCCAACTCAGAAGTTTTCCACCTGTTATTAATTTGCCCTCACTGAAAACACTCGGTCTATCTGGATGCTCAAGCCTTGAGAAATTTCCAGAAAttcaagaagagatgaaaaatcTAGAAGAGCTTGATTTGTTTGGCACTGGGATAAAAGATTTGCCATGTTCATTTTGTAACCTTTCTGGATTGTGGCTTTTGTATTTGGAGGAGAATGAAATGTATAGAATACCAAGTGTCATTGGCATGATGCCAAGCTTGTTTATCTGTAAGATTGAGTTAGGAGGAAATAAGGGGAGGGTATCAGGAGAGCAGGAAGAGGGGTTTCATGGAATACTCACTCACTCCCTCCCCTCTTCACATATGCAATCTCTTTTTCTCACAAACTGCAATTTGTCAGATGACTTTTTTCCACTAGCTGTTGCATGGTTTCCCAATGTGATATCTTTAGTTCTAGGAGGCAATAATTTCACAATCCTTCCTGAATGCATCCAACAATTTCGCTTTCTAGTGGTTCTCAATGTGGATGATTGCGAGCATCTTCGGGAGATTAGAGGGATTCCCCCATGCTTGACAGACTTCTCAGCAGTAAACTGCAAATCATTGAGTCCGAGGAGCACAAGCGTGTTACTCAATCAG CAACTGCACCAGGGTAGAAACACCCAGTTTGTGATGCCAGGTGGAAGCATTCCAAGGTGGTTTGAGTGGCGCAGCAGGGGAGCTTCTATTTCTTTCTGGTTTCGTGGCACCATATTCCCTTACAAATCTCTTTGCGTTGCAATTCTACTCAAACATGACATCCTTTCCCCACCACTTCAAGTAAAACCCACTGTGACCATCAATGGCAACCAAGTTCAATTTGGACGGTATGGCCTTATGggtcaattatttatttttaatctgaAGAGAGATGATTATTATTATGAAGCACCACATTTTAAAAGAGGATGGAATCATGTGAAGCTTTCATATGAAGCATATTATAAGGGTTTTGAGGGAAAGGTGCCGAGTGAGTCAAttggaaaagagattggaatGCACGTATGGAAGGAAGAGAGTAGTAGTATAATGGAAGATATTCGATTCACTGATCCATACAAAATGACACAACTAATTATAATGATGATCATGCTCTCAATAGCATTCCCCAACCATAAGAACCACCCCTTGCTCCTCCAAACATGCATTGGTTTGTGGACGTTGCTGTTTCTAACACACACTCTTTTTTTGGGTTAA
- the LOC112751483 gene encoding TMV resistance protein N — MPLQSSFSSFSTHSSSSSSIRYPWKYHVFISFRGEDTRYGFTGNLYKALFDKGVHTFIDDEELQRGHEITPSLLKAIEESRIAIIILSPNYASSSFCLDELVHILHCIKGNDRLVLPVFYEADPSDVRHQRNSFGEAMAKHEEKFKSDLNKVHKWKQALHQVANLSGYHFKHGDGYEHKFIANIVEEISRKINRVPLPVADYPVGLKSRVSNIISLLEMDSSDRVHMVGIHGIGGIGKTTLAIAVYNLIADNFESVCFLEDVRENSSKYGLVHLQNNLLCKILGKEGVQIQGVKEGTSQIQQRLRGKKVLLILDDVDEQKQLESIAGKPNWFGGGSRVIITTRDTHLLKLHNVEKTFEVAALSKKHSLELLVKKAFKNDEVNSSYYANVLNCAITYASGHPLALEIIGSNLFGKEVEHWESALHQYEKIPNREIQQILKISYNALEEYEKNIFLDITCCFKGHNLKEIGDILHAHYGYNMSYHIQRLVDKSLIKIKFGDQVTFHDLIEDMGKEIVRQESPNMPGNRSRLWYHEDIVQVLQEKQGTSTVEIIYLEFPSSKMDENGDPSKKKKNKVVQVEWDGLAFKDMVNLKTLIIKNGSFSEGPKYLPNNLRVLDWRRYPLKGFPDDFQPKHLCMLKLPEYLFESYKLDSLSKNLASLNVLNFDNSEYLKEIPDVSGLLTLQKLSFSGCKNLTTVHNSVGILNNLKVLKAEDCESLRTFPSINLPSLEILMLSGCYRLAKFPEILGKMEKVEMLRLCGTNIKDLPSSFQNLCELSCLNLSGHTFHRIPSVIVNMPKLFTLYIGGERNKTWESCNKLEEGVEGTLSSSNVTNLTLDKYMLSDNFFPLALAWFRNVKTLDLSSNRFTILPECIQDFRFLSSLKVDFCTKLVKIAGIPPNLKQFSAVGCSNLTEVTSVLLNQELHENGRTEFALPGTMIPAWFEEKRKGDSISFWFRGEFPSNALCFAILKRNRRSSGTRITTMVSINGKQVSRGDGRTQTFQELFIFDLSMTKKTYHLDGICFENKWNHANVSFKIYDLMEECGMHILKQESSSIMKDIRFTNPCIKNDDEALHGIGSIDVRLRLQPGSATSQPASQNPLRHSGDTSHSKGNWAVPQFRGGTVFARRNIKMMLCVMFYTMLSIVVCGLGMWLGKN, encoded by the exons ATGCCTCTGCAatcttccttctcctccttttccacccattcttcttcttcttcttccatcagATATCCATGGAAATACCATGTGTTCATCAGTTTCAGAGGCGAAGATACTCGCTATGGTTTCACTGGCAACCTCTACAAAGCTCTTTTTGATAAAGGAGTCCACACCTTCATTGATGATGAGGAACTTCAAAGAGGACACGAAATCACACCCTCACTTCTCAAGGCAATTGAAGAGTCCAGGATTGCCATCATTATCCTCTCTCCTAactatgcttcttcttctttttgcttAGACGAGCTTGTCCACATCCTTCACTGCATCAAGGGAAATGATCGCCTGGTTTTACCGGTTTTCTATGAGGCTGATCCTTCTGATGTGCGCCATCAGAGAAATAGTTTCGGAGAAGCAATGGCCAAGCATGAAGAGAAATTCAAGAGTGACTTGAACAAGGTGCACAAATGGAAGCAGGCTCTGCATCAAGTTGCTAATTTGTCAGGATATCATTTCAAACACGG GGATGGATATGAACACAAGTTTATTGCAAATATCGTGGAAGAAATTTCAAGAAAGATTAATCGTGTACCTTTGCCCGTTGCTGATTACCCTGTTGGACTAAAGTCTCGAGTGTCAAATATAATTTCACTTCTGGAAATGGATTCTAGTGATCGAGTTCACATGGTAGGGATACATGGAATTGGTGGCATAGGAAAAACGACACTTGCAATTGCTGTCTATAACTTGATAGCTGACAACTTTGAAAGTGTGTGCTTTCTTGAAGATGTGAGGGAAAATTCAAGTAAATATGGGTTGGTACATCTTCAAAATAACCTTCTTTGTAAGATACTAGGGAAGGAGGGAGTCCAGATACAAGGTGTTAAAGAAGGAACCTCACAAATACAACAAAGACTTCGTGGAAAGAAAGTTCTTTTGATTCTAGATGATGTTGATGAACAAAAGCAGTTAGAATCTATTGCTGGAAAACCTAATTGGTTTGGTGGTGGTAGCAGGGTGATTATTACAACACGAGATACACATTTGCTAAAACTCCATAATGTTGAAAAGACATTTGAGGTAGCTGCTTTAAGTAAGAAACATTCTCTTGAATTGCTTGTTAAAAAAGCTTTCAAAAATGATGAAGTCAACTCAAGTTATTATGCAAATGTTTTAAATTGTGCAATAACTTATGCCTCTGGACATCCGTTGGCTTTGGAAATAATAGGTTCCAATTTGTTTGGAAAAGAAGTAGAACATTGGGAATCTGCATTACATCAGTATGAAAAAATTCCTAACAGGGAGATCCAACAAATACTTAAAATAAGTTATAATGCTTTGGAGGAATATGAGAAGAATATTTttcttgatatcacttgttgctTTAAAGGACACAACTTGAAAGAAATTGGAGATATACTTCATGCCCATTATGGATATAACATGAGCTATCATATTCAACGGTTGGTTGATAAATCACTCATAAAGATTAAGTTTGGGGATCAAGTGACATTTCATGATTTGATAGAGGATATGGGCAAAGAAATTGTTCGACAAGAATCACCAAATATGCCAGGAAACCGTAGCAGGTTATGGTATCATGAAGATATAGTTCAAGTTTTACAAGAAAAACAA GGGACTAGCACCGTTGAGATTATATATCTGGAATTTCCTTCCTCAAAAATGGATGAAAATGGTGATCcatcgaaaaagaagaaaaataaagttgtacAAGTGGAATGGGATGGACTAGCTTTTAAGGATATGGTAAATCTGAAGACACTTATCATAAAAAATGGTTCTTTTTCCGAAGGTCCCAAATATCTTCCAAACAATTTAAGAGTATTGGATTGGAGGAGGTATCCATTGAAGGGTTTTCCAGATGATTTTCAACCAAAGCACCTCTGCATGCTCAAGTTACCCGAATATCTTTTTGAGTCATACAAGTTGGATAGCTTATCCAAG AACTTGGCCTCCTTGAATGTTTTGAATTTTGACAACAGTGAATATTTGAAAGAGATACCTGATGTGTCCGGTCTTCTAACTTTACAAAAATTATCATTCAGTGGTTGTAAGAATTTGACTACAGTTCACAATTCAGTTGGTATCCTCAATAATCTTAAAGTCTTGAAAGCTGAAGATTGCGAGAGTCTTAGGACTTTTCCATCTATCAATTTGCCCTCACTTGAAATACTTATGTTGTCTGGTTGCTATAGACTTGCGAAATTCCCAGAAATACTAGGAAAGATGGAAAAGGTAGAAATGCTTCGTTTGTGTGGCACTAACATAAAAGATTTGCCATCGTCATTTCAAAACCTTTGTGAGTTGTCCTGTTTGAATCTGAGTGGCCATACCTTTCATAGGATACCAAGTGTGATCGTGaatatgccaaaactgtttacaTTATATATTGGGGGAGAACGCAATAAGACTTGGGAATCATGCAACAAGTTGGAAGAGGGGGTTGAAGGAACACTCAGCTCTTCAAATGTGACTAATCTTACTCTCGATAAGTATATGCTGTCAGATAACTTTTTTCCACTGGCACTTGCATGGTTTCGCAATGTGAAAACATTAGACCTGAGTAGCAACAGGTTCACAATCCTTCCCGAATGCATCCAAGATTTTCGCTTTCTAAGCTCCCTCAAAGTTGATTTTTGCACGAAGCTAGTTAAGATTGCAGGAATTCCACCAAATTTGAAACAATTCTCGGCAGTAGGCTGCAGCAACTTGACTGAGGTCACAAGCGTGTTACTCAATcag GAACTGCACGAGAATGGAAGAACCGAGTTCGCATTGCCAGGAACAATGATTCCAGCATGGTTtgaagagaagagaaagggagATTCTATTTCATTCTGGTTTCGTGGCGAGTTCCCTTCGAATGCACTTTGCTTTGCAATTCTAAAGCGGAATAGGCGCAGCAGTGGAACTCGTATAACAACCATGGTGAGCATCAATGGCAAGCAAGTTTCCCGTGGAGATGGGAGAACCCAAACTTTTCAGGAACTATTTATTTTTGATCTGTCCATGACAAAAAAAACGTATCATTTGGATGGAATATGCTTTGAAAATAAATGGAATCATGCGAATGTTTCATTTAAAATTTATGACCTAATGGAGGAGTGTGGAATGCATATATTGAAGCAAGAGAGTAGTAGCATCATGAAAGATATTCGATTCACCAATCCTTGCATAAAGAATGACGATGAAGCTCTCCATGGTATTGGCAGCATTGACGTTCGTCTAAG gCTACAACCAGGTTCTGCAACTAGCCAACCAGCTTCGCAGAATCCTCTTCGGCATAGTGGAGACACGTCACATTCAAAAGGGAACTGGGCAGTGCCACAATTCAGGGGAGGCACTGTTTTTGCTAGGAGGAACATAAAAATGATGTTGTGTGTGATGTTTTATACAATGTTAAGCATTGTAGTGTGTGGTTTGGGTATGTGGTTAGGAAAGAATTAG